gttcttaaaaaaaaatgtaaaactGCGAGAATTCTTTAGTGTAATGTCAATCGGAGCTGTGCCCGTTGGAACCGCAAAGGTTGCATACTGTGCAATTTCGATCGTAGGATTTTGATAGCTGGAATCATGACGGTATGAAGCAAGGTTCCGTTCGGCGTCCGGGTCCTGGTCGACTTTGCTTGCATCATGGCGGATGCGGGTACGGAGTCAAGGGCGCCTATGTGGGCAGAGGCGCAGGCGATGGAGAAGCGCTTGTCCTCGATCCGTCACAAGATTTGTTAGCGAcctctcctctccatggcgaccGACGACGAGAAACTCTTCCCTGGCCTGAGCTCAGCGGCCTCGCTCATGGCGAAGCACGCCaaggccgaggcggaggagcgcTTGCTCTTGATGCGTGAGCACGTGCGGCTCGCCTCCGGATTTCTCGGGCATGAGCGAGGCCGGccgagcggcggaggcggagaggctCCGGCAGGAAGCCCTGGAGGAGGCGCGCCGCCTCAAGACGgcgggaggtggcgggaagGAGAGGCTCGCATCCTCGACTTGGACCCCAAGCAGCAGAGCGGCATCTACTCCAACAGATGCTCCGCCGTCGACCTCGCGACGTTCGACGTTCAACAGTGTAAGTAGTCTCCTGATTACTTGTGCTCGAATCCGCAATCCTACTGCTAGCGCCCTTTGGTCCGATGAGATTTACGGATGCGGTCTACCACAAAGACCAGACGGTCAAGCTTTGTGGAGGCAGTGAACATCTTATCTGTCAAGATAGCCTGCTCCGATCAAAGTGTATGGCACTGTCATTGCAAGAGACAGCATTGATGATCGGTGTGTTTATCTCAGAGACCATTGCCAACTCATGAAATCCAAGGTAATTAAACAAAGAATGCATTACGCTGTAATTCTTGCAGGATAAACAAAGAATCCAAAGTCTGCAGCCCGGCTTTCCTGCGGAAAAAAAATTCCGTGCACGAGTCTTGTAAAGCTCGACCTGTGCAACCCTGCTCCCGATGCTAGCCATCTGTCCACCTAGCGAATCGGACGGCAGGCTGGTGGAACGACTCGTCCCCTCCGCTCCTCTCGGGAATCCCGACGGTTCACGGCTCGGCTGAGCCCATAAACGCGGCTTAGATACTTCCCTCGCTTGGTCGTGCCGCCTCCCCTACTCGCGATCCGTGCCACTGATGCTCCTCACAACCATCGCAAGATCCTTTCCGTCCTCGTCCAAAACCAATCTCAAGCCGTAGGACGTCCCCaacccgccggcctccgcctcacTATCGCCGCGCTATGCCTCCTAGGCACGCTCGTCCGCTGCGGCGAATGTGCTTGCCTCGAGAGTCCCCGCGCTCAGCTGAGCCTGAAGACAGATAAGGCTTTCATTGAGCACTCATGGTGTTCTGCATAATGCCCTACTGAAAAATCAAGTTAGAAGATGCTGACTTTGTGGAATCGGTCCAGGTCGATGTTCAAGAGGTCTGCACTCACTTCTCCAGCGGCACTTGCAGGGCAACAGCATAGTGAGGCAACGTGATGGATGTGTTTTCTGGAATGTGTTCAAAATTCAGAAATCCAGGTCCGTGTGTAAAAGAAAATTCTGCAATGAGTTGATCCATCTCTCCGTCTCTTGGCCTTTGGATAAGTAAGGCAGGAAAGGTGGGGGCTTGTGTTTCTAGACAATAGCCATTCAGTTCAAGATCCGTAGACTGTAGTGACCAAATTACAATAGTACATGGATGTCATTATATTGACATAATCAAGGTGTCAATGTATGATGTCTGCATGTACAAAGATTTTGTATTGACTTAGTGTCCATGTACAGAGATTTCAATCAATGTATAATGTATCTCTTTATCTGAAATATACGCATGAATGTTTTGCAACCCGCAACATCGAGCACCTAATTGTTAAAGGTGTTGCATGGCTAGTTCAAATGTTCAGAACACGAGACGAAATTCGCCAGTTTCGTCAGGCTATAGTCTCATCCATAAATTCATGTTAGAAATCAGGAAGACATAATTTCTTGGTAAGGAGCAGCCGGAGAAGGCGGCAGCAATATTTTCTTCGATGGATGAAGCAGCCGGAGAAGTCTGCGGGCTCACGCGCTCAGCCGAGCCGCAATTTCCCAGGCGGAGCCGAGGGGAGGAGTCGCTCCTCCAGCCTGCCGTCCGATCCGCTAGGTGGACAGATGTCTAGCATCGGGAACAGGGCTGCATGGGCCGAGCTTTACAGAACTCctgcatggattttttttttctctccttttaACCCGTCAGGCCCAGCGCGGCGAGTTGGAATGGAGCACGTGATCTGGCTCCACCGTGCGCCGCGTCAACAGCCATGGCAACGTCGCGCTCTATCATTAGCGGAGATTAACACCTATAGCTTCTGTTGAATGGTTTTGGCCGTTCGAATGCTGGATGCCAAGCTGCCAACCTTTCACCCTTGGGGAACTTGAACGCCCACAGCGCCATGTACACCATCCAAAGACCAGAAATGTTTAAGATGCAAAATTATGTCAAGGAAAACAGATTCCAAATACACATAAACAGACAGCCAGCACAATGATAAGAACATTCGCCACACAAGATGTGCCAATTAGTTACTAGGTGCATAGGTTTTCTGGGGAAGCGAATATTCAGGTGCAGATAAGAGAGTACAAAATATCATGCACCATCTAAACCGGCTATACCTGTTGTTAAAGCTGAGAATTTACCCACCACTACATTAATTACTGCTATTTAGAATTTGCAAAAACCGAAATGTAGCAGACTACCACATCTAGCTAAGAATCCACAACTCAGCGGCATGTCAGCAAAGGGACAAAGACGAGctgttggtcaatcttcatccTGAGTTTCCTCATCATCGACATTGTTGCCATACCTCCAGTCATCTTCAATGTTGTTGCCCCCATCTTCTTCGGTCTCTTCACTGTCATCTTCATACCCAGCCTTGCCCGACCACTGGTTCTTTACACCACTGATATTGGAAGGCATCACACTTGAGATCTTGGCATTGTAGACTTTAGATGAGTGGGACTTGTGTGTCTTGCTTCTTTTGGGGTGTGATGCAGTTTCACCAATCTCAGCATAGCTATACTGATAGGTCGGTTCATTCACACCATGGTGACCAGCAGAAGCACTGAGCTTACCATTTTCCTCTTGGCCATGTTCGGGATGCTGAGTTTTTAGATGAAGGTTCAATTTGTAACTATGGATGTATGCTTTGTCACAACCTTCATAGGGGCAGACATACGGGCGATCGGCAAAGCTTGTGGTTGCTGGAGTCGAAGGCTTTGGTGTGCTGTGCGGTTTTTCTGCTGGTGGGGTATGTTGCACTGTAACAGGAGTTCCAGTCTGCACAATGACCACAAATGGACACAATCAATTACACATGGCAAGagtatgcaaacttcatattAGCAAATGTAAAATTTATTGTGGACTTCAAAAATGATCATTTAGTcagatttttttcctttctagagTGCAAATGCAGTCAGAAGTGAGAGGTGTTCCTTCCGACAAATTTctcaaagagagagagagagagagagacatcCCGCCATCCTAATCCTATGTACTAGGTTGCTAGCCAACTTAACCCAGGAGACTCCTTGATTATTTAGTAAACTGATATGAGATTAATCTGACAAACTTGGTATACTACAATTTATTGCAATAGGAGTTTTGCTATATGTACTAACTGTTATATGCAGTTAATCAGTTATATCTCTCCAAGGATGTCAGGGATAAAGCTGTTTTTATAGTCCTATGTTCACACACATACAACATAATGCCCTGAGTGGTATCCTTCACCTTAAAAACAAATGCATATGAATGACTTGTTTTGCATGTAACCTTCATCATTAGAGAAGGATGGAATCTACAAGGAGGCTCATAGACTGATGGCAAAGAACTATAGCATAAGCACAACATACCACACAAGGACAAAAAAGAGCAGCTGCGCTGAGCAATACTGCAATACAATCTGCCATGCTAGCACTGGGGTATAGAAAATAGTTAGTTAAGATAATCTTTTACGGGTTGTTTTTACACATTTCTCATATTGATCTAGTACCAAGGATGTAACTTAGTTACTGTATAAAAAGAATAGTAAACATTGCAGGCTACAAGCAACCACAAGGGTAAGTGCACGCTTATGACGGTTACAGAAGTTTAAGCACATACCTTTTCATGTGACTTGACATGGACTCTTAGTTTGGAGTCGCTTGTAAATCTTTTGCCACATGCTGGGAAAGGGCATATGTGATAATTCTCCAATGCATGTGTTTTTAGGTGCGACCGCAAGTTAAAATCCAATGAGAAGGCCTGAAACTCAAAGCATTTGTTTGTTACAAAATGTAAATGCAGTAATAGCCAGATAACACGCAACCATTAGAATAGACATCGATTCACATTAAAAGAAAGGAAGTGGACAGGACCAGTTGGCTAGGTGGTTTGAGTCAGGCCACCATATCCTCGTGCGCCCAAATGGCCTTCAATAAGGCTGGGGCTAGTTAAGAACCCTACTTTTTAAGAGGAAAGAAAAAACTATTTCTGACTATTCATGGAGGCATGGCTGTGCAAACTGGAAGCTTCTTGTCGTATAACCTCCAAATTAGCAAAAATTTTGGGAACATATCAATTGAGTACTTGAGAATACACACATACAATGAGGCTGTGGATTCAATGAAATCTGATTAGATTGAGCTGAAAAGTTGAAGAAACATATTGAACTAGAGAGAATCAGATGGCAGCTCACCACTAGGTATGACATGCTACTTAAAGGACAGTGTGGATATATATAGCTTGGAAAGGATAATGTAAATGTTTGACGGTTGAAAGCAAAAGAGCCACAGTGCACTAGAAATCCATGGCACCTTATAAGTGCATTGCTTGAGAGGGATGAGGTAATCACCTTACCACAGCCTGGATGCGGACAGACAAAATCCTTTTGTCCTGTGTGTGTAAGATAGTGTCTCTTCAGCTTGGAGCTATCAACAAATTTCTGCAAGGAAGAATAAATAGGTAATTAGGGTCTACATTGACACTTTGAATGCTTTCAGCATACATACAGCAGACATGTGGTTTTACTGGTTTATAAGTATTTAAGATAAAGACAGGGCATACGGGCTTAGAAAGTTAAATGTAAAATTGTTTGTTTAGGGCTTTACTGTATGATAGGTAGCATCGAATTGAGTAATTGTTTACTTTGCCATTAGTTGCGATGTAATAAAAGTGTAAATATTAAAAAAGAACAATTTACATTATAGGGAAATAACAGGACTAGTCAGGATAAAGGTTGCGCAATTACAGATAGCACACTGAAGAGATAGTATGAGCTAGGCATACTCACTTCTACAAGAACATCTTAAGTTCCTTAAGAAATAAAAACATCATCAGATGGTTCATGAATGGATGCAGATAAGTACGCCAACGCTGAAGAGCATAAATTCAACAACACAAAACAAAAGGTTTTACTAGTGCCAGTTCCCAGCAAAGATAGTAAGATACCTTCCCACAGTTGGGCTCACTGCAGATGTACTGCTTCTCATTGTGCACATGAGCGTGCTTGCGGAGTGCGCTGACATCAACAAAGGTCTTGCCGCAGTTCTCGTAGCTGCAGAGGAAAAGGATCTCTGTGGTGGGTTCAGGCTTGGGCGCATCTACCTCTAGCACCTTGGGAGTTTCCTTGGAGCTTCTGTGCCCATCCTCTGCACACAGGAAAGGAAGGGGGTTGCAATTAATCACCAGCTACGGACTACCACGAATCTGCCCCTAGCTACTGCACTAGATCCATGAACCATCAGCATTTCCAATGAACAACTAGACCTAGCCTCCTGGGATTCAAGATTTAGCCTACGTATTGTACCACTGCAACCCCAGAGAGAGGGGAAAACAAGGGAATGGAGAAAAGGCAGTATAAGCAGTACCTCTGACCCACTTGAAGAGCGAGCATTTGCCGCCGGTGGACGCGAGATCCTGCGGGATCCTGGGAATCCAACGCAACCAAAAACAATGCGGATTGCAGAGCAGCGGATTCGCGCACGGTTAATCGGGCACAAGGCGGGCAGAAGCATCGAAAGTTGTcagcgagcgagagagagagaggggcaggAACGCACCACTGCTTGACccagcgggcggcggggcgcggcgggcggcggaccgCCTGCGGCTGCGGGTGCTGCGGCGGGTAGTAGTACTTGTAGCCTCCCgatccggcggccgccgccgggtacTCCATCGccatccctccctccttccctgtGCCTCGATGGCTTGCTCCCTCTGCCTAGGGTTTcgcctttctctctctctcgccggctgcggctgcgggtGGGTCGGAGTCGGAGCGGCCTCTGGGTCGGTTTGGCTTGGTCGGACGGAGTCGGAGCTCACCTTTGCTCGCGGGTTTAACGGCGGCCGGAGAAggcttttctcttctttctttgccTCCTTCCCACCGTCACGACTCCAGTGTTGTCGTGCGAATCTTAAGgcacgattttttttttgtgtgtgaaaATCTTAAAGCACAATTCGAGGATTTATTACGGAAGCACATTTCAACCATAAATAGTGAATCCTCGAAAGCGAAATCCTTAAGCTCCCAGTTGAATTCTCCTCTTTGACATGGTACTTGATCGACCAAAGTACAGTGGTTCTAAACTTTGAAGCCCGCCTTTTCTGCACCTCTCCGGAGGCAATTCGTCTAAATTCCTAGACATGACAGAGGCGCAAGGTTTACAAAAACATGGACCATCTCGAAAGGTCCATGAGGCTTACATAAAATCAATCCTTACCGCACAGTTTATGCTTCATCTAATCATCTGGCACTGCGATGTCTACAAATTTTGCGATCTCAACTTTTAAAGTATGTATGTAAGGTCTGTATGCAAGGAGTCAGCTCAGAACATTTCCATGGAGGAAGTTGCAATAGCTATAACAAGAATCAGTAACTATTGTCATCAGAGCAACCCGGCATCAGTGATGACAATATGGCATCACCAACAACTCATGAAGCAATAGTGCAATGGTGCAACACCAACAAACAAATCACTGAAAACACTACAGGCATAACGAAATCAAAAGGCATTGAATGAACAAAAACTAGTGCAGCTTGCGTATTTATTCATCACATCCGGGGGCTTGCTGCCTATTATTTCAAATAAATACAACAGCACGAACTACAAGTGCTAGCTAGGATTGTCTTggcataataataataataatattacAAAGGGTGGAACAGGCTCAACATGATCCTGCACAATGTTCACCGAGAAAAGGAACACTTTGAATACAATGATGCATGAGTCGTGTGCGCTTCTCTGACCCCCTCTCTAATCGGCACGAGATTGGCCAGCGCGAGAGGAGAGGATGATACCGACGATGAGACCGTACAGAGCAAGAGCTTCCGCGAAGATGAGGATGAGGATCATGCCCACAAACAACTTTGGCTGCTGTGCATTTGCCCTGAAGAGGAGACAAGTCCGAATAAGCTAAGAATGTCTACTTACTGCAAACAAGGGCTAAACAGTAGAAAATCCAGTCCATACTGGCAACAAATAACACAAGCTACTGGCTACAATTGCATACTATTATTACACTCAGTATTAATAAACTTGGTTCAACAGAGCTCCAGAAGTATGGAAGATGAGGTAACAAAAGAAACCAATTGAAATATTTGCATgccattcaaagaaaaatccGTTAAAGCAGGTCCACTAAGAATCAAGACAAACGGCTAGTGATGGCACTGCAAATGAAAGCATTAGGGATGCCACAACGCAGAGTCCAAGATC
This sequence is a window from Setaria italica strain Yugu1 chromosome III, Setaria_italica_v2.0, whole genome shotgun sequence. Protein-coding genes within it:
- the LOC101782381 gene encoding zinc finger transcription factor YY1, with amino-acid sequence MAMEYPAAAAGSGGYKYYYPPQHPQPQAVRRPPRPAARWVKQWIPQDLASTGGKCSLFKWVREDGHRSSKETPKVLEVDAPKPEPTTEILFLCSYENCGKTFVDVSALRKHAHVHNEKQYICSEPNCGKKFVDSSKLKRHYLTHTGQKDFVCPHPGCGKAFSLDFNLRSHLKTHALENYHICPFPACGKRFTSDSKLRVHVKSHEKTGTPVTVQHTPPAEKPHSTPKPSTPATTSFADRPYVCPYEGCDKAYIHSYKLNLHLKTQHPEHGQEENGKLSASAGHHGVNEPTYQYSYAEIGETASHPKRSKTHKSHSSKVYNAKISSVMPSNISGVKNQWSGKAGYEDDSEETEEDGGNNIEDDWRYGNNVDDEETQDED